Within Rhodopirellula islandica, the genomic segment GCGGTTCTTCACTGACCAAACCGGCAAGTTTCGAATTCGAGCCGTGGTGATGGATCTTGATGAAACCGAGGTGAAGCTCCAGAAGGCAGATGGCGTCGAAGTGGTGGTGCCATTGGCCCGACTTTCAGATCGGGACCAAACGTTCCTTCGCGACATGTTGCAGAGATACAAGGCGATGGTGGGGGACTTTCCCATCGGCACCAAGGTCGAGATCAAATCGACAGGGGGTTGGTACCCAGGCGAAGTGCTGCAGGTTCAGCCTGGCAAATACTTCATTGCGTTTGACGACTATTCGGATAGCTGGAACAAGTGGGTGACGGCGGAGGAGTTGCGATTGATTGCCGAGGCGGATCCTCCGGCTGCCGTTGCAAATGAAAATCCAGCTAGCAACTCCACCAAGCCCGAAATGGAACCGGTCGTAAATCTCCCCGAGGAGCAGAAGACCAACCTGGACAGTGCAACGATCTCGCCTCGACTGACGCTCGAACTTCCACCGACAACTCCACCGGTCTACAGTCACGAGTCGATCCAACGCCGCCGTTTTGTCGGTCACCTATCGGACAATGGATGGTCAGCTCCGATTCCAACGGAAGCGGGACCAACGCTTGAAAACTGGACCTTTCAGCTTGACCCATCTCACAACGACAAATCGTGGAATGCGTTCATTCCATCGGTCTACCGCGAGCGTGCCTTGTTGGTCCGGGATGATCAACTGGTCGCACTCAATTTGACTAACGGGAAGATTGAGTGGCAAACCGATGAACTGCCTCGCACGACGATGAATCCCTAGGCGTTGTCAGACGACGGGCGACGTCTGATCGTTTCCCTCAGCGATGAGGAATCACGACCAACCGGACTTTGCGTTTATTTGATCGAAGACAATTCGGCCACAATTGAATGGGTGTGGCGTCCTGTTCCAGAGTCGCACCAAGTGAGCCAAGTTCAATCTGCGTTCTGGCTCAAGAACGATCGTGTGGCTGTGCTCGATGAAAAACGCTTTGCGGTTTGGATGCCGGAGACGAAGTCACAACATGCCATCATCACGGCCAACAGCAAGACACCCATTGAGTTCTCGCCTGCCAGCGAGATGGCTGCCTTCTTTGTGTTTGGTCATATCACCATCTACAAAACGGATGGCATTCGAGTCTTGGCGAACACAGAACCGCTGAGATCTAGCGTGAAGAAGGTCAGTTTTGCTCCCAGTGGAACGAAGCTCCTCGTCAGCGGCGCTGGTTCTCCCACCATCGTTTCAATGAACAACGGAAAGCCCCGAACTTTGGAGGCGGAAGGACTATCGGATTCCATTGTTGAATGGATCGACGATCGCTACGCGCTCGTCGATGGAGCATCCATCTTCGATTCCAAGTCCAATCGAATCGTTTGGAAGTTCAATCTCACCTCCTATCGACAATCGGTCGGTTCCGTCAGCACACTGGCCGGGAAGTTGCTGATTCACAACGAACGCGACTCGAAGATTCTTGTTCGGGACCTGTTCGATGTCGTCTCTCCCGATCAGCTCGAGCCACCGGCTCCCAAAGTCACTTCCGTCCGCCCTGGAGCAAAGGTTGCGATTCGTGTTTTTGGATCCATGGCGGAGCAGTATCGGCAACCGATCCGAACTCAGTTGGAAGCCATGGCGAGGAAGAATGGCTGGATTGTTGACCAGGACGGCCCGTTCGTCCTCCGAGCCGACGTGAACCAAGTGACTGAATCCGTCAGCTTTGAAACTTCCAACATCATCGGATTTGGCAAGAAGAACGAGACGATTCCGGTGACTTATGGAACCTATCGTGTCGCGATGTACGCTGGCGATGATGCGTTAATGATTCGGGGCTTCAATTCGTTGGTAACCACGATGGGGGTGATTCCGCGAAGCAAGACCCTTCAGCAGTGGGTCAATGATCGCAGCGAGTTTGACATCGCCAAGATCAAAACGGTCACGTTCCCAGAAACCATCGAACCCAAACCAGAGAAGGAAACGATCGGATCGACGGATCTCTGGGAGATTCCTTGACTCCAGATTCAGTGGTTTGCTGCGCCGCTTGCTCTCGAAACCGGGCTGTCGTTCACCACATCAGGTGCGGGGATTTGTCACGTGAATCGATGGGGTTTCCCAATGGAGTGACCTTGCCCCTATCATGTGTTGCCGGCCAGCGAACGGCCGGGAACATTGAAAAGGTTGGCTTTTAGGGAAGATTGAGTTGTTGGAATTGACGCATCGTGCGATGGCATGTGACTTTGTGGTGCTGGTGCCGGATGAGAATCAACGGGTCGGCAATCGCTCGGTCGCCGATGTTGTGTTGCGGCACCTGGAGGCAATTGAAGAGATCGAGCGAGCTCTCACGGTTTATCGGGACGACAGCGAAATCGCTCGCATCAACGCGTTGGCGTTTGAGCAAGTCGTTCACGTGAAGCCACCCACCTTTGACTTGCTGGTCAAAGCGAATGCGTTGGCGGAGAAGACGCAGGGTGCATTCGACATCACTGCCGGGCCATTGGTCGAGACGTGGGGATTCACTAAACGGGAAGGCCGCAAGCCGAAACCAGACGAAATTGAGCTCGCCAGGTCTCGTGTGGGTTGGGAACATCTGATGCTGGACACGACTAACCGAACCGTTCGCTTTGGTGTCGAAGGCATGGCGTTGAATCTGGGGGCAATCGGCAAGGGCCACGCGATTGATGTTTTGGCCGCAGCGATGCGGGCAGACGGCATGCGTGACTTCCTCATCCATGCGGGGCACAGCAGCGTTCTGGCGGCTGGGAATCAGCAACCGTTGGAACCATCGAGCTCCGAGGACATCGTCCGCGCCAAAACGGAACTCAATGAAGTCTCCGAACGGAACAAGGATGCAGCCACCCAAGAAGAAGCCCCGACGGGTTGGCTGGTCGGCGTGTCACACCCCACTCGTCCGGGACGTCGATTGGGCGGGCTTTGGCTGCGTGACGAAGCGTTGTCGACCAGCGGCAGTGGCAAGCAATTTTTTCACCACCAGGGCAAACGATACGGCCACGTCATTGATCCACGAACGGGATACCCCGCTGGCCAGTGGTTGTCGTTGACCTTGACGACGACTCATGCGGTGGATGCGGACGCCTTGTCGACCGCTTTGTTTGTGATGGGAAACGAGGACGCGAAAGCGTATGCTGCTGAACACGGCATTGGATTGATTTTGGTCCGTGCTGGAAAACGCCAGGAAGAGGTCTCGATCGACAAAACGGGGCCCTTGATCTGGCACGACAATTGACCATCGTTGGAACATCCCTTGGCGGCCCGTTGGCGGATGGCCCATTCACCGGGCCCAGGTCTCGAAGCCACAACTTTTTCCAGCCGTTTCGGTGAATCGGTCGGCGATCGTTTGGTCCTTTGATTCCATTGCGTTCTGGCTGACACACCTCACCTCTGCATCGTCCTCGCTGACACCCTTCCATGTCCGATTCATCCACCAGCACCACACCAACAACCGCTCCTCCAACGGAATCGAATCCGGCGGTTCATGATCCACCGCGATCCATCGCGCCGACGCCTCAGTTGTCCAGACGCGGCCTGTTCCTCGCTTTGGCGACGGTCTGTTTTGTCCCGCTGTTCGGGCTGAGTCTGTACGCAGTGATCTTCGGCAAAGCCAGCGAACATGGTCTTCCGGTCGAGATTCTGATCGACCGCCGGCCGCTGATGACCGTGCAAGGCAACTCGCAGTTGTTGGACGATGTCTTGGTGGTGACCAACCAAGCGGACTTTGAGATCCCCAATGTCACGATGAATTTGAACGGCCAGTACTTTCTGTACCAGGACAAGCCGCTGGGCGTGGGCGAAACTCTGGTTCTCCGCCAAGCCGCCTTTGCCACCAAAAGCAGCCAATTCTGGGTTCCTGGACGCTATCCAATCACAGAAATCACGGTAACTGGGAAGTTGCCCACTGGTGCGCGGGGCGTGAAAGAGGTGCAATTCTGACTCTCACGTTTCAAACACAATTTTCTTACACAGGGAACTCTGGGTGAGCTCGGTTTTGGATCCCAAATGGACGCGCAGCGACGCGTCCCAAACGTACGACATCGATCGCTGGGGCGGAGGTTATTTTTCAATTTCCGAATCGGGCACGGTGTTGGTTTCACCCGACCGGGATTCGTCCCAGAGCATTGACTTGAAGGAGCTGGTCGATCGCTTGGGACAACGCAATTTGGACCTGCCGATTCTGTTGCGATTCAACGGGATTTTGCGTGACCGGCTGCGCCAATTGGACGAGTGTTTCAAGAATTCGATCCGAGACCACAAGTATCAAAACCGCTACCGCTGCGTGTTCCCGATCAAGGTCAACCAGCAGCGCGAAGTCGTCCAACAGATCGTCAGCGAGGGCGCCCGACTGGGGTTCGGCATTGAAGCGGGCAGCAAACCCGAGTTGGTCGCCGCGGTGGCAATGGGCGACGCCAGCGTTCCTGTCGTCTGCAATGGTTTCAAAGACGAAGAGTTCATTCGATTGGCTCTGTTGGCGCAGCGTCTTGGCCGGGTTGTGTTGCCCGTCGTTGAAAAGGTCAGCGAACTGGATCTGATCTTGGATGTGGCCAAGGACATTGGCGTGCGTCCAACGATCGGCATGCGTGTGAAGTTGGCGACTCGAGGCAGCGGTCGTTGGCAGGCCAGCGGAGGTTACCGCAGCAAATTCGGGCTGACGGTGGCTGAATTGCTCGATCAGCTGGATCGCTTGATCGCGATGGACATGGGCGACTGCCTGCAGTTGCTGCACTTCCATGTCGGCAGCCAAATCGGAAACATTCGGCAACTGAAATCGGCCATTTTGGAAGCGGCTCGAATCTACGTGGACTTGGTGCGTCGCGGCGCAGGCATGCGTTACCTGGACGTCGGTGGCGGCCTGGGCGTCGACTACGACGGTTCACGCAGTGACAGCGAATCCAGCATGAACTACACGATGCAGGAATACGCCAATGACGTCGTCTATCACACGCAAACGGTTTGCGACGAAGCCGGTGTGCCGCACCCCGAACTGATCTCAGAATCGGGTCGGGCCGTCGCCGCTCACCACAGCGTGTTGGTGATGGAGACGCTGGGCGTGACCTCGCAAGGCGTCGCGAATTTGCCCTCGTGGGCGAAAGTCGAAGGCGAGCCAGTCTCACCAGATCACGGGGGCAGTGAGATGGACTCCGTCGGAGCCATTGAGACTTCCGAGATGGAAGGACCACCTCAGTCTTACGAACAACCGGTGCATGATCTGTGGGTTGGTTATGTGAACATGACGCAAGCCAGCATGATGGAGACGTTTCACGACGCGCAGGTATCACTGGATCTTTGCATGAACCTGTTCAGTGGTGGTTACTTGCCATTGGAACAACGTGTGGCCGCGGAAAACCTGTACTTCGCGATCTGCCACCGGGTGCGAGAGCTGGCCGAATCAATGAAGGAACGTCCCGACGATTTGAAGCATCTCGACCGAATGTTGTCGGACATCTACTTCGCGAATTTCTCTCTGTTTCAGTCGATGCCGGATTCCTGGGCAATCGATCAACTGTTTCCGATCATGCCAATCCACCGGTTGCTGGAAAAGCCAACCCGCCACGCGGTGCTGGGGGACATCACCTGCGACAGCGACGGCAAGGTTGACGCGTTCGTTGGCGGCGGTGGGCGGCAGCGAACATTGATGTTGCATCCGCTGAAATCCGGCGAACCCTATCAGTTGGCGGTGTTCATGGTGGGTGCCTATCAAGAGATTCTGGGAGACCTGCACAACTTGTTTGGCGACACCCATGCGGTCCACGTGGACATCGAGGACGGTGTGACCAAGGTCCGCTCGATCGTCAAAGGCGACACGGTCTCGGAGGTCTTGGGCTACGTCCAGTACGAGGACCGTGAGCTGATCGAGAACCTGCAAGATTCGGTAGAAACCGCGATTGGCAAAGGGAGCATCGATCATCAGCAAGCTGGCGAGACCGTCGCCGCCTACGAACGCGCACTCAGCGGATACACGTATCTGTCGACACGAACAAAATGATTCGTGGATCTGCTGTGGTTCCGTGGCAGACTTTTTGCACGGTTCGATTTGAGTCGTTTCCTTCTCTTCGGTTCTATGACTGCCCTTTATGTCGTCGCCCACACCTGACTTTGACGTTTCGAACTTCGAACGCGAACTGATTCTCCGAAACATGCGGCTGGAGGACTACGATTCGATGGTCGAGATGCAGCTCGCTTGTTTCCCTGACATGCAACCGTGGACACGAGAGCAAGTCGAAAGCCAGCTGGCGCACTTTCCAGAAGGCCAGATTGTGATCGAATGCGACGGGAAGTTGGTCGCCAGTAGCAGCAGTTTGTTGCTGCACTACGACGACGACTTGGAATGGCACGACTACAAGAAGATCGCCGACAGTGGCTTCATTCGAAACCACCAACCCACCGGCGACACGCTGTATGGCATCGAAATCATGGTGCATTCCGATCTTCGAGGGATGCGTTTGTCGAGGCGTTTGTACGACGCCCGCAAGGAACTCTGTCGTTCACGAAACATCGAACAGATGATCGTTGGTGGACGCATTCCGGGCTACCACTTGCACGCCGATGAGATGAAGGCGAGTGAGTACATTGACCGAGTGATCGACAAAACGTTCTTCGATCCAGTTCTCACGGCGCAAATCGCAAACGGGTTCTCACTACAAGGCTTGATCCCGAACTACTTGCCAACGGACATGCAGAGCTGCGGTTACGCGACATTCTTAGAATGGCGGAACCTTGATTATGTCTCGGCGGCGAAGCGACGTTTTCGCCGCACTGTCCGTCCGGTGCGAATCGGTGCGGTGCAGTATCAGATGCGGGCAGTGAAAGACTTCGAAGAGTTCGCTCAGCAAGCACGCTATTTTGTCGACGTGGCGGGGGATTACAAATGTGATTTCTTGTTGTTCCCTGAGTTGTTCACCACGCAATTGCTTTCGTTCCTGCCCAATGAGCGACCGGGACAAGCCGCCCGGACATTGGCGGAGTTCACGCCGCAGTACCTGGAATTGTTCAGCCACTTGGCGGTCAAGTTTGACACCAACATCATTGGCGGTTCCCACTTTGTGATCGAAGACGAACGACTCTACAACGTCGCGTTTTTGTTTCACCGAGACGGGGGAATCGACAAGCAGTACAAGCTGCACATCACACCCAGCGAAAGAAAGTGGTGGGGCGTCGTTGGCGGTCCAGGCATCGAAGTGCTACAA encodes:
- a CDS encoding SHD1 domain-containing protein, encoding MSFIRSLRNSLAILCLMAGTCAAQQPGSRFFTDQTGKFRIRAVVMDLDETEVKLQKADGVEVVVPLARLSDRDQTFLRDMLQRYKAMVGDFPIGTKVEIKSTGGWYPGEVLQVQPGKYFIAFDDYSDSWNKWVTAEELRLIAEADPPAAVANENPASNSTKPEMEPVVNLPEEQKTNLDSATISPRLTLELPPTTPPVYSHESIQRRRFVGHLSDNGWSAPIPTEAGPTLENWTFQLDPSHNDKSWNAFIPSVYRERALLVRDDQLVALNLTNGKIEWQTDELPRTTMNP
- a CDS encoding FAD:protein FMN transferase, whose amino-acid sequence is MACDFVVLVPDENQRVGNRSVADVVLRHLEAIEEIERALTVYRDDSEIARINALAFEQVVHVKPPTFDLLVKANALAEKTQGAFDITAGPLVETWGFTKREGRKPKPDEIELARSRVGWEHLMLDTTNRTVRFGVEGMALNLGAIGKGHAIDVLAAAMRADGMRDFLIHAGHSSVLAAGNQQPLEPSSSEDIVRAKTELNEVSERNKDAATQEEAPTGWLVGVSHPTRPGRRLGGLWLRDEALSTSGSGKQFFHHQGKRYGHVIDPRTGYPAGQWLSLTLTTTHAVDADALSTALFVMGNEDAKAYAAEHGIGLILVRAGKRQEEVSIDKTGPLIWHDN
- the speA gene encoding biosynthetic arginine decarboxylase; translation: MSSVLDPKWTRSDASQTYDIDRWGGGYFSISESGTVLVSPDRDSSQSIDLKELVDRLGQRNLDLPILLRFNGILRDRLRQLDECFKNSIRDHKYQNRYRCVFPIKVNQQREVVQQIVSEGARLGFGIEAGSKPELVAAVAMGDASVPVVCNGFKDEEFIRLALLAQRLGRVVLPVVEKVSELDLILDVAKDIGVRPTIGMRVKLATRGSGRWQASGGYRSKFGLTVAELLDQLDRLIAMDMGDCLQLLHFHVGSQIGNIRQLKSAILEAARIYVDLVRRGAGMRYLDVGGGLGVDYDGSRSDSESSMNYTMQEYANDVVYHTQTVCDEAGVPHPELISESGRAVAAHHSVLVMETLGVTSQGVANLPSWAKVEGEPVSPDHGGSEMDSVGAIETSEMEGPPQSYEQPVHDLWVGYVNMTQASMMETFHDAQVSLDLCMNLFSGGYLPLEQRVAAENLYFAICHRVRELAESMKERPDDLKHLDRMLSDIYFANFSLFQSMPDSWAIDQLFPIMPIHRLLEKPTRHAVLGDITCDSDGKVDAFVGGGGRQRTLMLHPLKSGEPYQLAVFMVGAYQEILGDLHNLFGDTHAVHVDIEDGVTKVRSIVKGDTVSEVLGYVQYEDRELIENLQDSVETAIGKGSIDHQQAGETVAAYERALSGYTYLSTRTK
- a CDS encoding carbon-nitrogen hydrolase family protein yields the protein MSSPTPDFDVSNFERELILRNMRLEDYDSMVEMQLACFPDMQPWTREQVESQLAHFPEGQIVIECDGKLVASSSSLLLHYDDDLEWHDYKKIADSGFIRNHQPTGDTLYGIEIMVHSDLRGMRLSRRLYDARKELCRSRNIEQMIVGGRIPGYHLHADEMKASEYIDRVIDKTFFDPVLTAQIANGFSLQGLIPNYLPTDMQSCGYATFLEWRNLDYVSAAKRRFRRTVRPVRIGAVQYQMRAVKDFEEFAQQARYFVDVAGDYKCDFLLFPELFTTQLLSFLPNERPGQAARTLAEFTPQYLELFSHLAVKFDTNIIGGSHFVIEDERLYNVAFLFHRDGGIDKQYKLHITPSERKWWGVVGGPGIEVLQTDCGPICIQVCYDIEFPELSRIAVQKGAQLIFVPFNTDNQHGYLRVRTCAAARCVENHVFVAIAGCTGNLPFCENADIHYAQSAVLTPLDVTFAREGIGAEANPNVETVVIYDVDLELLRRHREQGSVQNWNDRRLDLYNVTETPPVEGPQ